In Labrus bergylta chromosome 1, fLabBer1.1, whole genome shotgun sequence, one genomic interval encodes:
- the melk gene encoding maternal embryonic leucine zipper kinase, whose product MPVERTEQRGADELYKYYEIYDTIGSGGFAKVKLGRHILTGEKVAIKIMNKKDLGDDLPRVKVEIDAMKNLSHQHVCRLYHVIETSTQIFMVLEYCPGGELFDYIIAKDRLSEEETRVFLRQIVSAMAYVHSQGYAHRDLKPENLLIDEDHNLKLIDFGLCAKPKGGLEFQLMTCCGSPAYAAPELIQGKAYIGSEADVWSMGVLLFALLCGYLPFDDDNCMVLYRKITRGKYDNPQWLSPGSVLLLNQMMQVDPKRRISVRHLLDHPWVTKDYNSPVEWHSRQPLGHIDEDCITEMAVNMKRSRQSTTALVNEWRYDQTTATYLLLLAKKQRGKPVRLRPERAVYEDSCSPLHQGRQTREVLHLSEDEDAVIVGSLDFCSEYIDDCPWVSASQYTPQGARGQPDGAANPKDTRPASPSVERRCGYSPTLERGRTTAQQQRQERRCRDQEQISENKENVAVQERDVDIFVLPPPRTPASSKKNARANKNVLTTPNQNTNTDVTKPNSGTPKGGVSASKEQSKKKAENNESSNMEMLAFSPERRSRSLDMAVTGSSGKKKKGGKVFGSLERGLDKMITMLTPSKRRALRDGPRKIKVQYNVTLTSQTNPDQVLNQILSILPEKNIDFTQKGYTLKCRTYGDFGKVTMEFELEVCLLQRPEVVGVRRQRLKGDAWVYKHLVEDILATSRI is encoded by the exons gaGGCTTTGCTAAAGTCAAGCTGGGCCGACACATCCTGACCGGAGAGAAGGTCGCCATTAAAATCATGAACAAGAAGGATTTAGGG GATGACCTTCCTCGTGTGAAGGTGGAGATAGACGCCATGAAGAACCTGAGTCACCAGCACGTCTGTCGTCTCTACCACGTCATAGAGACCTCCACCCAGATCTTCATGGTGCTGGAG taCTGTCCAGGAGGAGAGTTGTTCGACTACATCATAGCGAAGGACCGtctgtcagaggaggagacCAGAGTGTTCCTCAGACAGATCGTGTCCGCCATGGCCTACGTCCACAGCCAGGGATACGCACACAGGGACCTCAAACCG GAGAACTTACTGATTGATGAAGACCACAACTTGAAACTGATCGACTTTGGATTGTGTGCCAAACCTAAG GGAGGTTTGGAGTTCCAGCTGATGACTTGTTGTGGGAGTCCTGCGTACGCTGCTCCTGAACTCATCCAGGGAAAAGCATACATCGGTTCGGAG GCTGATGTGTGGAGTATGGGAGTGCTGCTGTTCGCTCTGCTCTGCGGATACCTTCCCTTCGATGATGACAACTGCATGGTCCTCTACAGGAAGATTACA AGAGGTAAATATGATAATCCCCAGTGGCTCTCTCCAGGTAGTGTCCTCCTCCTCAACCAGATGATGCAG GTGGACCCAAAGCGTCGTATTAGTGTTCGTCATCTGCTGGACCATCCCTGGGTGACCAAGGACTACAACAGCCCTGTGGAGTGGCACAGCAGGCAGccg CTCGGCCACATAGATGAGGACTGTATCACTGAGATGGCTGTCAACATGAAGCGATCGAGGCAGAGCACCACAGCGCTGGTTAACGAG TGGCGCTATGATCAGACCACGGCCAcctacctgctgctgctggcaaaGAAGCAGAGGGGCAAACCTGTCCGCCTGCGCCCTGAACGAGCTGTCTATGAGGACTCTTGCTCTCCACTGCACCAGGGACGACAG ACCAGAGAGGTGCTTCACTTAAGCGAGGATGAAGACGCAGTGATCGTGGGCTCTCTGGACTTCTGCTCAGAATACATTGATGATTGCCCGTGGGTTTCAGCCTCACAATACACACCCCAGGGGGCCAGAGGTCAGCCAGATGGAGCCGCAAACCCCAAGGACACG AGACCAGCATCTCCATCAGTGGAGAGAAGATGTGGTTACAGCCCGACCCTAGAGAGGGGGCGAACAACGGCACAGCAGCAGCGTCAGGAGAGGAGGTGCAGAGACCAGGAGCAAATCAGTGAGAACAAGGAGAATGTGGCCGTGCAGGAGAGAGATGTTGACATATTTGTTTTGCCTCCTCCTCGAACCCCTGCGTCAAGCAAGAAGAACGCACGGGCCAACAAGAATGTGTTGACCACGCCCAACCAAAATACAAACACTGACGTCACTAAACCCAACTCAGGCACACCTAAAG GTGGAGTCAGTGCCTCTAAAGAGCAGAGTAAGAAGAAAGCGGAGAACAATGAAAGTTCAAACATGGAAATGCTGGCCTTCAGTCCTGAGAGAAG GTCTCGCTCGTTGGACATGGCTGTTACAGGCAGCAgcgggaagaagaagaaaggaggaaaggTGTTCGGTTCTCTGGAGAGAGGTCTGGACAAGATGATCACCATGCTCACTCCCAGCAAGAGGCGAGCCCTGCGCGACGGCCCGCGCAAGATCAAG GTGCAGTACAACGTGACTCTGACCAGTCAGACCAACCCAGACCAGGTGCTAAACCAGATCCTCTCCATCCTGCCGGAGAAAAACATCGACTTCACACAGAAggg CTATACCCTCAAGTGTCGAACATATGGCGACTTTGGAAAGGTGACCATGGAGTTtgagttggaggtgtgtctgctGCAGAGGCCCGAGGTGGTCGGGGTCCGCCGTCAGAGGCTGAAAGGAGACGCCTGGGTCTACAAGCACCTGGTGGAGGACATACTGGCCACATCCAGGATCTAA